From a region of the Thermus caldifontis genome:
- a CDS encoding pseudouridine synthase → MEKPLRLQTFLARAGVASRRKAEELIRQGRVRVNGALATLGQKVSPKDVVEVDGKRVEPLAERVVLALNKPRGYTTTRHDPHAQKTVFDLLPPIPGLHPIGRLDRDSEGLLLFTNDGSLTLRLTHPRYGVKKVYRVYTERGTLPRSVCQRLLEGVELEDGLARAIACRPAPGGALLTLAEGRKREVRRMLKKVGYPVKRLLRLQVGPIRLGQLPPGKWRRLSPEEVEALFQETSVE, encoded by the coding sequence ATGGAAAAACCCTTGCGCCTCCAGACCTTCCTGGCCCGGGCGGGCGTGGCGAGCCGCAGGAAGGCAGAGGAGCTGATCCGCCAGGGCCGGGTGCGGGTGAATGGGGCCTTGGCCACCTTGGGACAGAAGGTGAGCCCAAAGGACGTGGTGGAGGTGGACGGCAAGCGGGTGGAACCCTTGGCCGAGAGGGTGGTCCTGGCCCTAAACAAGCCCCGGGGCTACACCACCACCCGCCATGACCCCCACGCCCAAAAGACGGTCTTTGACCTCCTGCCCCCTATCCCCGGTCTCCACCCCATAGGCCGCCTGGACCGGGATTCCGAGGGGCTCCTCCTCTTCACCAACGACGGGAGCCTGACCCTCCGCCTCACCCATCCCCGGTATGGGGTCAAGAAGGTCTACCGGGTTTACACGGAAAGGGGTACCCTGCCCAGGTCCGTCTGCCAGAGGCTTCTAGAGGGGGTGGAGCTGGAGGATGGCCTGGCTAGGGCCATCGCCTGCCGCCCCGCCCCGGGGGGGGCCCTCCTCACCCTGGCGGAGGGCCGGAAGCGGGAAGTGCGCAGGATGCTGAAGAAGGTGGGCTACCCGGTAAAGCGCCTCCTAAGGCTCCAGGTGGGGCCCATCCGCTTGGGCCAGCTTCCCCCGGGCAAGTGGCGGCGGCTTTCGCCGGAGGAGGTAGAGGCCCTTTTCCAGGAAACTTCGGTAGAATGA
- the hpt gene encoding hypoxanthine phosphoribosyltransferase → MRAMFTAGNGPVQIPAEAIENRVKELGAQIAQDYQGKTPHLICVLNGAFIFMADLVRAIPLPLTLDFISISSYGNAYRTSGEVELLKDLRLPIHGRDVIVVEDIVDTGLTLSYLLDYLEARKPASVRVAALLSKPSRRQVEVPIHYLGFEIEDAYVYGYGLDRAQFDRNLPFITSLRPEEE, encoded by the coding sequence ATGAGGGCCATGTTCACCGCGGGAAACGGACCCGTGCAGATCCCCGCCGAAGCCATAGAAAACCGGGTAAAGGAGCTGGGAGCCCAGATCGCCCAGGACTACCAGGGAAAAACCCCGCACCTCATCTGCGTGCTGAACGGGGCCTTCATCTTCATGGCCGACCTGGTGCGGGCCATCCCCCTTCCCCTCACCCTGGACTTCATCTCCATCAGCTCCTACGGCAACGCCTACCGCACAAGCGGCGAGGTGGAACTCCTAAAGGACCTGCGCCTTCCCATCCATGGCCGGGATGTGATCGTGGTGGAGGACATCGTGGACACGGGGCTTACCCTTTCCTACTTGCTGGACTACCTCGAGGCCCGCAAACCCGCCTCGGTGCGGGTGGCGGCCCTCCTCTCCAAGCCCAGCCGCCGTCAGGTGGAGGTGCCCATCCACTACCTGGGCTTTGAGATTGAGGACGCCTACGTCTATGGCTACGGCCTGGACCGGGCCCAGTTTGAC
- a CDS encoding 3D domain-containing protein, translated as MRGFLVLLLFALAVAGAWAQSGVRRSMLLEATAYTSSVRETDSTPFITATGMRTRLGVLAVSPDLLKVLPYGTKVRLRDLGSVHGRGRGQFDYLFRDRVFVVADVMHPRMREKVDVWLPDRATALRFGRRLVELQVVEYPRR; from the coding sequence ATGCGGGGTTTCCTGGTTTTGCTCCTCTTCGCCCTGGCCGTTGCCGGGGCTTGGGCCCAGTCTGGGGTACGAAGGAGCATGCTCCTCGAGGCCACCGCCTACACCTCCAGCGTGCGGGAGACCGACTCCACCCCCTTCATCACCGCCACCGGCATGCGTACCCGCCTGGGGGTTCTGGCGGTGAGCCCCGACCTCCTCAAGGTGTTGCCCTACGGCACCAAGGTGCGGCTTCGGGACCTGGGTTCGGTCCATGGCCGCGGCCGGGGGCAGTTTGATTACCTCTTCCGGGACCGGGTCTTCGTGGTGGCCGACGTGATGCACCCCAGGATGCGGGAAAAGGTGGACGTTTGGCTTCCCGACCGGGCCACCGCCTTGCGCTTTGGCCGGAGGCTGGTGGAGCTGCAGGTGGTGGAGTACCCCAGGCGCTAA
- the truB gene encoding tRNA pseudouridine(55) synthase TruB has protein sequence MALYAVDKPLHLTSHDAVEEARRLLSTRRVGHTGTLDPLATGLLLLVSEESTKLVPFLSGEEKEYIAWVSFGATTPTLDAEGPISEEAPVRFDRKDLESVLPSFLKLKEQVPPLYSAIKVGGKRAYEAAREGKPLELGPRPVKYLEVELLALDLEPIPHPIAPSAKGWRLAEKGGRKVELPRPLGPYPTAVIRLVVGPGTYVRAFARDLGETLRTKAFLSGLVRTRIGKVGLERAVKLSELSPEKAIPETDILPFPVVELSHTEARRVLEGVPLPIPALGYVALVDSRRRLLAIAEGDGFKLKIRRVFVKEA, from the coding sequence ATGGCCCTCTATGCGGTGGACAAGCCCCTCCACCTCACCTCCCATGATGCGGTGGAGGAGGCGAGGCGCCTTCTCTCTACCCGCCGGGTGGGGCATACCGGCACCCTGGATCCCTTGGCCACGGGCCTTCTCCTTCTGGTTTCCGAGGAGAGCACCAAGCTGGTTCCCTTCCTCTCGGGGGAGGAGAAGGAGTACATCGCCTGGGTTTCCTTCGGGGCCACCACCCCCACCTTGGATGCGGAAGGTCCCATAAGCGAGGAGGCCCCGGTGCGCTTTGACCGCAAGGACCTGGAGAGCGTGCTCCCTTCGTTTTTGAAGCTGAAAGAGCAGGTGCCTCCCCTCTACTCCGCCATCAAGGTGGGGGGCAAAAGGGCCTACGAGGCCGCTCGGGAAGGGAAGCCCTTGGAGCTTGGCCCAAGGCCGGTAAAGTACCTGGAGGTGGAACTCCTGGCCTTGGACCTCGAGCCCATCCCCCATCCCATTGCCCCCTCGGCCAAGGGCTGGCGGCTTGCGGAAAAGGGTGGGCGCAAGGTGGAGCTTCCGAGGCCCTTGGGGCCCTACCCTACCGCGGTGATCCGCTTGGTGGTGGGCCCCGGCACCTACGTGCGGGCCTTTGCCCGGGACCTGGGGGAGACACTCAGGACCAAGGCCTTTCTCTCCGGGCTTGTGCGCACGCGCATCGGCAAGGTGGGGTTGGAGCGGGCGGTGAAGCTTTCCGAACTCTCCCCGGAAAAGGCCATCCCCGAGACCGATATCTTGCCCTTTCCCGTGGTGGAGCTTTCCCACACCGAGGCCCGGCGCGTTCTGGAAGGGGTTCCCTTGCCCATCCCCGCCCTGGGCTATGTGGCCTTGGTGGATTCCCGAAGAAGGCTTCTGGCCATCGCTGAGGGCGACGGCTTCAAGCTCAAGATAAGGCGTGTCTTTGTAAAGGAGGCGTAG
- the ald gene encoding alanine dehydrogenase, which translates to MVIGVPKEIKTLENRVAMTPGGVESLVKRGHTVLVERGAGVGSGLSDAEYQRAGARLVSREEAWGAEMVVKVKEPLPEEYPFLRPGLILFTYLHLAADRTLTEAMLQSGVTGIAYETVQLPDGSLPLLVPMSEVAGRMAPQVGAQFLEKPHGGRGVLLGGVPGVAPASVVILGGGTVGTNAAKIALGMGAQVTILDVNHRRLQYLDDIFGGRVVTLTATEANIKKSIQHADLLIGAVLVPGAKAPKLVTRDMLPLMKEGSVIVDVAVDQGGCVETIRPTTHAEPTYVVEGVVHYGVANMPGAVPRTSTFALTNQTLPYVLRLAEKGLEALLEDSALLKGLNTHKGLLTHPGVAEAFGLPYTPPEEALRR; encoded by the coding sequence ATGGTGATCGGCGTACCCAAGGAGATCAAGACCCTGGAAAACCGCGTGGCCATGACCCCGGGTGGGGTGGAGAGCCTGGTCAAAAGGGGGCATACCGTTTTGGTGGAGCGGGGGGCGGGCGTGGGTTCCGGCCTATCCGATGCCGAATACCAGCGGGCAGGGGCCAGGCTGGTGAGCCGGGAGGAGGCCTGGGGGGCGGAGATGGTGGTAAAGGTAAAGGAACCCCTTCCCGAGGAGTACCCCTTCCTGCGACCCGGGCTTATCCTCTTCACCTACTTGCACCTGGCCGCGGATCGTACCCTCACGGAGGCCATGCTGCAAAGCGGGGTCACGGGTATTGCCTATGAAACCGTGCAACTTCCCGATGGTTCCTTGCCCCTCCTGGTACCCATGAGCGAGGTGGCGGGGCGCATGGCCCCCCAGGTGGGGGCCCAGTTCCTGGAGAAGCCCCATGGGGGGCGGGGGGTGCTTCTGGGTGGGGTTCCCGGGGTGGCCCCGGCCAGCGTGGTGATCCTGGGGGGTGGCACCGTGGGCACCAACGCCGCCAAAATCGCCTTGGGTATGGGGGCCCAGGTGACCATCCTGGACGTGAACCACAGGCGCCTTCAGTACCTGGACGATATCTTTGGGGGCCGGGTGGTCACCCTCACCGCCACGGAGGCCAACATCAAGAAGAGCATCCAGCACGCCGACCTTCTCATCGGGGCGGTGTTGGTGCCGGGGGCCAAGGCTCCGAAACTGGTTACCCGGGACATGCTCCCCCTTATGAAGGAGGGCTCGGTGATCGTAGACGTGGCCGTGGACCAGGGGGGGTGTGTGGAAACCATCCGCCCCACCACCCATGCCGAGCCCACCTACGTGGTGGAGGGGGTGGTGCACTATGGGGTGGCCAACATGCCAGGGGCGGTGCCCAGAACCAGCACCTTCGCCCTCACCAACCAGACCCTGCCCTATGTGCTGAGGCTTGCGGAGAAAGGCCTGGAGGCCCTCCTGGAGGATAGCGCCCTCCTCAAAGGATTGAACACCCATAAGGGGCTTCTCACCCACCCCGGGGTGGCGGAGGCCTTCGGCCTGCCCTATACTCCCCCCGAGGAGGCCCTGAGGAGGTAG
- a CDS encoding enoyl-CoA hydratase/isomerase family protein, whose product MDLEGRYPSLAFTWPRPGVLEITLKGEKLNALGPGAHRDLARIWRDLRELEEVRAVLLRGEGGVFSAGGSFALIEEMRASHRALLRVFWEARELVLGPLDFPRPVVAAVEGVAVGAGLALALASDVVVAGKGARLLDGHLRLGVAAGDHAVLLWPLLLGMAKAKYHLLLGEPLTGEEAERLGLVALAVEDERVYAKALEVATRLAEGPKEALGFTKHALNHWFRTFLPHFEVSLALEFLGFQGEELEEGLRALREKRKPRF is encoded by the coding sequence ATGGACCTGGAAGGCCGTTACCCCAGCCTCGCCTTCACCTGGCCCCGGCCCGGGGTGCTGGAGATCACCCTGAAGGGTGAGAAGCTGAACGCCTTGGGCCCAGGGGCCCACCGGGACCTGGCCCGGATCTGGCGGGACCTCCGGGAGCTGGAAGAGGTTAGGGCCGTACTCCTAAGGGGGGAGGGTGGGGTCTTTTCCGCCGGGGGCTCCTTCGCCCTGATTGAGGAGATGCGGGCCTCCCACCGGGCCCTCTTGCGGGTCTTTTGGGAGGCCCGGGAACTGGTCCTAGGACCCCTGGACTTCCCCAGGCCCGTGGTGGCCGCAGTGGAAGGGGTGGCGGTGGGGGCGGGGCTGGCCTTGGCCCTAGCCAGCGACGTGGTGGTGGCGGGCAAGGGGGCCAGGCTTCTGGACGGCCACCTGCGGCTTGGGGTGGCCGCCGGGGACCATGCGGTCCTCCTTTGGCCCCTTCTTTTGGGCATGGCCAAGGCCAAGTACCACCTCCTCCTGGGCGAACCCCTCACCGGGGAGGAGGCGGAAAGGTTGGGCCTGGTGGCCCTGGCGGTGGAGGATGAGAGGGTGTACGCGAAGGCCCTCGAGGTGGCCACCCGCCTGGCCGAAGGCCCCAAGGAGGCCCTGGGCTTCACCAAGCACGCCCTAAACCACTGGTTCCGCACCTTCTTGCCCCATTTTGAGGTCTCCTTGGCCCTGGAGTTTTTGGGGTTCCAAGGGGAGGAGCTGGAAGAGGGCTTAAGGGCGCTTAGGGAAAAGCGAAAACCCCGGTTTTAG
- a CDS encoding Asp23/Gls24 family envelope stress response protein gives MPGRVTVTEGALASLLALAAHEVPGVVGMAPAGLKEQVVRILGRQEASEGVVVRQDPAHPGKYTADFYVVVAVGTRIPTVVESLAERVAFAAKRLAGVELSQVRVHVVGVGRG, from the coding sequence ATGCCAGGACGGGTGACGGTAACCGAGGGGGCCTTGGCCTCCTTGTTGGCCCTGGCGGCCCACGAGGTGCCGGGGGTGGTGGGGATGGCCCCGGCGGGGCTTAAGGAGCAGGTGGTGCGCATCCTAGGCCGGCAGGAGGCCAGCGAGGGCGTGGTGGTGCGCCAAGACCCAGCCCACCCCGGGAAGTACACGGCCGATTTCTACGTGGTGGTGGCGGTGGGGACCCGCATCCCCACGGTGGTGGAGTCCCTGGCGGAGCGGGTGGCTTTTGCCGCCAAGAGGCTTGCGGGGGTGGAGCTTTCCCAGGTGCGGGTGCACGTGGTGGGGGTGGGGCGTGGCTAG
- a CDS encoding DAK2 domain-containing protein, whose protein sequence is MASLRPEELAEAFRYATDWFSVFVEELNALNVYPVPDGDTGTNMHLTLQSARRELDLADTSKMPEVARAIAYGSLLGARGNSGVILSQILKGFSEAIRQKEVLDAPALAEALRLGAETGYKAVMKPVEGTILTVARAAGEGAIGEALEEVLENALKAAREALEKTPELLPVLKQAGVVDAGGAGYVRFLEGVQGYIRRLPLPEPPKVERYAQTAFATEEFGYCTEFLMEGVEVPIERIREAVAPFGDSLLVVGAEGYVKGHIHTDDPDGLLATVARFGRMVRTKVEDMTEQHTEILAMAGAGEEAPPPTGLVAVALGHGPTRAFRSLGARVVAGGQTQNPSVEDLLAAIRSVASPKVILLPNNPNVFLAAEKAAELAKGLGKEVHVLKTRTLGQGLAAAVRYLPELEAEELLPEMEEAMRGAVTLEVTWASRDAEVDGVKVLKDKPIGLLDGRLVLMGETPEEVLEGLLRLAGEGKEVLTLFLGPNTERERAEELAGKFPGLVVEILPGGPDLYAYLGVLE, encoded by the coding sequence GTGGCTAGCCTGAGGCCTGAGGAGCTGGCCGAGGCCTTCCGCTACGCCACGGACTGGTTTTCCGTGTTCGTGGAGGAGCTCAACGCCCTCAACGTCTACCCGGTTCCCGATGGGGATACAGGGACCAACATGCACCTTACCCTCCAGTCGGCCCGGCGGGAGCTGGACCTGGCGGACACCTCCAAGATGCCCGAGGTGGCCCGGGCCATTGCCTACGGGAGCCTTCTTGGGGCCCGGGGAAACAGCGGGGTGATCCTTTCCCAGATCCTGAAGGGGTTCAGCGAGGCCATCCGCCAAAAGGAGGTGCTGGATGCCCCCGCCCTGGCCGAGGCCCTGCGCCTGGGGGCGGAAACCGGCTACAAGGCGGTGATGAAGCCGGTGGAGGGGACCATCCTCACCGTGGCCCGGGCTGCGGGGGAGGGGGCCATAGGGGAGGCCCTCGAGGAAGTCCTGGAAAATGCCCTTAAGGCCGCCCGGGAGGCCTTGGAAAAGACCCCAGAGCTCCTTCCCGTTTTGAAGCAGGCGGGGGTGGTGGACGCTGGGGGTGCGGGGTACGTGCGCTTTCTGGAGGGTGTCCAGGGGTATATCCGGAGACTTCCCCTGCCCGAGCCCCCTAAGGTGGAGCGCTACGCCCAAACCGCCTTCGCCACCGAGGAGTTCGGCTACTGCACCGAGTTCCTCATGGAGGGGGTGGAGGTGCCCATTGAGAGGATCCGGGAGGCGGTGGCCCCTTTTGGGGACTCCCTTTTGGTGGTGGGGGCCGAGGGGTACGTGAAGGGGCACATCCACACCGACGACCCCGATGGCCTCCTGGCCACCGTGGCCCGCTTTGGCCGCATGGTGCGCACCAAGGTGGAGGACATGACGGAGCAGCACACGGAGATCCTGGCCATGGCGGGGGCGGGGGAGGAGGCTCCCCCTCCCACGGGCCTAGTGGCCGTGGCCCTGGGGCATGGGCCCACCCGGGCCTTCCGTAGCCTAGGGGCCCGGGTGGTGGCGGGGGGGCAGACGCAAAACCCCAGCGTGGAGGACCTGCTGGCCGCCATCAGGAGCGTGGCGAGCCCCAAGGTGATCCTTCTTCCCAACAACCCCAACGTCTTCCTGGCGGCGGAAAAGGCGGCGGAGCTGGCCAAGGGATTGGGCAAGGAGGTGCACGTGCTCAAGACCCGCACCCTGGGCCAGGGCCTAGCGGCGGCGGTGCGCTACCTTCCCGAGCTGGAGGCGGAGGAGCTCCTTCCCGAGATGGAGGAGGCCATGAGGGGGGCGGTGACCCTCGAGGTCACCTGGGCCAGCCGGGATGCCGAGGTGGACGGGGTTAAGGTCTTGAAGGACAAACCCATCGGCCTCTTGGATGGGAGGCTGGTCCTGATGGGGGAAACCCCAGAGGAGGTGTTGGAGGGCCTCCTCCGCCTGGCCGGGGAGGGCAAGGAGGTCCTTACCCTTTTCCTAGGCCCCAACACCGAGAGGGAAAGGGCGGAGGAACTGGCGGGCAAGTTCCCGGGCCTGGTGGTGGAGATCCTCCCGGGAGGCCCCGACCTTTACGCCTACCTGGGGGTTTTGGAGTAG